One Aphelocoma coerulescens isolate FSJ_1873_10779 chromosome 8, UR_Acoe_1.0, whole genome shotgun sequence genomic region harbors:
- the UCHL5 gene encoding ubiquitin carboxyl-terminal hydrolase isozyme L5 isoform X2, which yields MKGLALSNSEVIRQVHNSFARQQMFEFDAKSSAKEEDAFHFVSYVPVNGRLYELDGLREGPIDLGACNQDDWISAVRPVIEKRIQKKMIYEQRIAELQQQLAEEEPMDTDQSSNMLSSIQSEVAKYQMLIEEENQKLKRYKIENIRRKHNYLPFIMELLKTLAEHQQLIPLVEKAKEKQNAKKAQEAK from the exons ATGAAAGGTTTGGCACTGAGCAACTCAGAAGTGATTCGGCAAGTTCACAACAGTTTTGCCAG ACAACAGATGTTTGAGTTTGATGCAAAGTCTTCAGCAAAGGAAGAAGATGCCTTTCACTTTGTAAGCTATGTTCCTGTTAATGGGAGGCTCTATGAGCTAGATGGCTTAAGGGAAGGACCAATTGATTTAG GTGCATGCAATCAGGATGACTGGATAAGTGCAGTGCGGCCCGTCATAGAGAAGCGCATACAAAA GAAGATGATATATGAGCAGAGGATTGCAGAGCTACAGCAGCAACTGGCAGAG GAGGAGCCTATGGATACAGATCAAAGTAGTAATATGTTAAGTTCTATACAATCAGAAGTTGCAAAATACCAGATGTTAATTGAAGAAGAGaaccaaaaattaaaaagatataAG attgAAAATATTAGAAGAAAACACAACTACCTGCCTTTCATCATGGAATTATTAAAGACTCTAGCAGAGCACCAGCAGTTAATACCATTAGTAGAGAAA gcgaaagaaaaacagaatgcCAAGAAAGCTCAGGAGGCCAAATGA
- the UCHL5 gene encoding ubiquitin carboxyl-terminal hydrolase isozyme L5 isoform X3: MSGGSSAGEWCLMESDPGVFTELIKGFGCRGAQVEEIWSLEPENFEKLKPVHGLIFLFKWQPGEEPAGSVVQDSRLDTIFFAKQVINNACATQAIVSVLLNCAHQDIHLGETLSEFKEFSQSFDAAMKGLALSNSEVIRQVHNSFARQQMFEFDAKSSAKEEDAFHFVSYVPVNGRLYELDGLREGPIDLGACNQDDWISAVRPVIEKRIQKYSEGEIRFNLMAIVSDRKMIYEQRIAELQQQLAEEEPMDTDQSSNMLSSIQSEVAKYQMLIEEENQKLKRYKIENIRRKHNYLPFIMELLKTLAEHQQLIPLVEKAKEKQNAKKAQEAK, encoded by the exons atGTCCGGGGGCAGCAGCGCCGGCGAGTGGTGCCTCATGGAGAGCGACCCGGGCGTCTTCACCGAGCTCATCAAGGGCTTCG GCTGTAGAGGAGCACAAGTTGAAGAAATATGGAGTTTGGAGCCAGAGAACTTTGAAAAATTGAA gccaGTACATGGgctgatttttctcttcaagtggcagcctggagaggagccaGCAGGTTCTGTTGTCCAGGATTCCAGACTGGATACCATATTTTTTGCTAAGCAG GTCATAAATAATGCCTGTGCAACTCAAGCCATAGTAAGTGTGCTGTTAAACTGTGCTCATCAAGACATTCACCTAGGAGAGACCTTGTCAGaatttaaagaattttcccAAAGCTTTGATGCTGCG ATGAAAGGTTTGGCACTGAGCAACTCAGAAGTGATTCGGCAAGTTCACAACAGTTTTGCCAG ACAACAGATGTTTGAGTTTGATGCAAAGTCTTCAGCAAAGGAAGAAGATGCCTTTCACTTTGTAAGCTATGTTCCTGTTAATGGGAGGCTCTATGAGCTAGATGGCTTAAGGGAAGGACCAATTGATTTAG GTGCATGCAATCAGGATGACTGGATAAGTGCAGTGCGGCCCGTCATAGAGAAGCGCATACAAAA ATACAGTGAAGGTGAGATAAGGTTTAACCTGATGGCTATTGTGTCTGACAGGAAGATGATATATGAGCAGAGGATTGCAGAGCTACAGCAGCAACTGGCAGAG GAGGAGCCTATGGATACAGATCAAAGTAGTAATATGTTAAGTTCTATACAATCAGAAGTTGCAAAATACCAGATGTTAATTGAAGAAGAGaaccaaaaattaaaaagatataAG attgAAAATATTAGAAGAAAACACAACTACCTGCCTTTCATCATGGAATTATTAAAGACTCTAGCAGAGCACCAGCAGTTAATACCATTAGTAGAGAAA gcgaaagaaaaacagaatgcCAAGAAAGCTCAGGAGGCCAAATGA
- the UCHL5 gene encoding ubiquitin carboxyl-terminal hydrolase isozyme L5 isoform X1 produces MKGLALSNSEVIRQVHNSFARQQMFEFDAKSSAKEEDAFHFVSYVPVNGRLYELDGLREGPIDLGACNQDDWISAVRPVIEKRIQKYSEGEIRFNLMAIVSDRKMIYEQRIAELQQQLAEEEPMDTDQSSNMLSSIQSEVAKYQMLIEEENQKLKRYKIENIRRKHNYLPFIMELLKTLAEHQQLIPLVEKAKEKQNAKKAQEAK; encoded by the exons ATGAAAGGTTTGGCACTGAGCAACTCAGAAGTGATTCGGCAAGTTCACAACAGTTTTGCCAG ACAACAGATGTTTGAGTTTGATGCAAAGTCTTCAGCAAAGGAAGAAGATGCCTTTCACTTTGTAAGCTATGTTCCTGTTAATGGGAGGCTCTATGAGCTAGATGGCTTAAGGGAAGGACCAATTGATTTAG GTGCATGCAATCAGGATGACTGGATAAGTGCAGTGCGGCCCGTCATAGAGAAGCGCATACAAAA ATACAGTGAAGGTGAGATAAGGTTTAACCTGATGGCTATTGTGTCTGACAGGAAGATGATATATGAGCAGAGGATTGCAGAGCTACAGCAGCAACTGGCAGAG GAGGAGCCTATGGATACAGATCAAAGTAGTAATATGTTAAGTTCTATACAATCAGAAGTTGCAAAATACCAGATGTTAATTGAAGAAGAGaaccaaaaattaaaaagatataAG attgAAAATATTAGAAGAAAACACAACTACCTGCCTTTCATCATGGAATTATTAAAGACTCTAGCAGAGCACCAGCAGTTAATACCATTAGTAGAGAAA gcgaaagaaaaacagaatgcCAAGAAAGCTCAGGAGGCCAAATGA